In Candidatus Tanganyikabacteria bacterium, the sequence CGGCCACCCAGCGCCAGCCGCGAGGTGACCCAGCCCGAGAGCTTGATGGAGGTCCCGCCCTGGTTGTTCATCGGGATCTCGGACTTGATGCCCCGCGCGACCGAGAGCTTCTGGGCCGCGATGCCCCAGAACGACTGGTAGAAGTAGACGCCCTCGTACTCGAGGGGCTCGTTGACGTGGATCGTCTGCGTGTGCGCGACCTTGTCGCCCCTGAGGACCGAGAGCGTGGAGTAGAACTGCTTGACACGGCCGTCGTCGTAGTGGGTCATCCAGAACTTGTCGAGGCGGACCTTGAAATCCGCCGGCTTGGGCGTGAGGAGGCCCCGGGTCTTGGCCTCCTTCATCGCCTGCTCCACGCCCATGGCCTCGCCGGGAACCAGCGGGAAGCTGTTCTTGAACCCCATGAGGCCGGCGGTGATGCCGCCCGCGAGGATCAGGAAGAGGCCGAGGTGCACGACCATCGGCGCGAAGCGGAAGACGCGGTTCTTGTCGGCCACCAGGCCGCCGTCGCTCGCCGGGAAGACCCGGAAGCGGGCGCGCCGCAGTTCGGTGGCCACGTCCTCGACCGCTGCCCCGGAGAGATCCTGCTGCTCGGGCATGTGATCCCGCGCCGCCACCGGGATCTCCCGCGGACGCGTGAGCGCGAATTGCAGGCGCGGCCAGACGCGTACGTAGGTGCAGACGGCGAGATTGAGGAAGAACAGCGCCAGCAGGCTGAGGAACCAGGGCGAGTAGTAGACGTTGTAAGCCTTGATGGAGAGCAGGATCTGCTTGGTCCGCTCGCTCATCCCCTCGATGTTGGTGACCCCGCTGGGTTCTCCCTGGGGGACGATCGTCCCGATGGTGCTGGCGATGGCGATCGCGAGGATCAGGACAACCGCAAGCTTGACGCTGCTCCAGAAACGTACGAAAGAAGTACGGATACGATCATAAGCAGCAGGCCCGGATATCTCAGCCGCCACCTCTGTTTCGGTAGGCATGGCCTAACTATAGCCGATCGCCTCTACGACTATGTACGTAGTGATCGGGGATCCGCGCCACGGGTGAACACCTATAATGAGGCGAGCGATCCCACAAAGGACCCTCAATCCTCGGAAAATAACATGCACGTTGTCGAACTTGGGCTCAACCACGAGCTCGCACCCGTCGCTCTCCGCGAGCGTGTTGCCATTTCGGGCACCCGAGTGCCGGAAGCTCTCGCAGATCTGCTCGCCACCGGCAAGGTGACCGAAGTCGCCATTCTCTCGACCTGCAACCGCACCGAGATCTACGCGACCACCGAGGAGCCGGAGGAGGCTCGCGGTGCCATCTCCGAGTGGCTGGCCGCCCGCGGTGGCTTGCGCCGGGACGAGCTTTCCGGGGCGTTCGGCTGGCGCGCCGACCAGGACGCCGTGACGCATCTTTTCCGCGTCGCGGCCGGCCTCGAGTCGCAGATCCTCGGCGAGGGCCAGATCCTCGGCCAGGTGCGCGAGGCCGCCCGCCTGGCCCGCGAGGCCGGCAGCCTCGGCCCCATCCTCGACGCCCTGTTCCGGCAGGTCGTGTCGGCCGGCAAGCGCGTCCGCAGCGAGACCGACATCTCCCAGGGCGCGGTCAGCGTGGGTTCGGCAGCCGTCGAGCTCGCGCACGATGCGCTTTCGGGGCTCGACGGCAGGTCGGTCCTGCTGATCGGCTCGGGCAAGCTGGGCGAGCTTGCGCTCAAGCACCTGGCCGCGCAGGGCGTGCGCCGCATCGTGGTCGCCAATCGCACTCTCGAATCCGCCCAGGAGCTGGCAAACGTGGTCGGCGGCGAGGCCGTCCCGTTCTACGGTATGAAGCAGTCGCTCCAGGACGTGGACGTCGTGCTGTGCTGCACCGGGGCCCCCCACTACGTGCTCGGTGTTCCCGACTTCGAGGCGGTCATGGCCGACCGGGAGGGACGGCCGATCGTCGTCGTGGACGTTTCGGTCCCCCGCAACATCGATCCGGCCGTCACGAGCCTCGCGGGCGTGCGCCTCTTCGACATCGACCACCTGGCCGCCGTCGCCGACCGCAACCGCGAGGACCGGGCATTCCTCGTCCCGCAGGTGGAGGCGGTCCTGGCGGCCGAGATGGTCGGCTGGGAGAAGTTCATCCGGTCCTACGAGGCCGCGCCGACGATCACGGGCCTCCGCCAGAAGATCGAGACGCTGCGGTTGCAGGAGTTCGAGACATTCGCGTCGCGCCATCCCGACCTCGGCCCCGAGCACCTCGCGGCGATCGAGCACCTGACTCGCGCCCTGGCTAACAAGTTCCTGCACGATCCCACGGTCGGCCTCCGCAATCGGGGCGACAGCGGCCAGGGCGTGCACGCCGCGGCCATCCGCGAGTTGTTTCGCCTTAACCCACGGGGATCCGGGTTAGCCGCCAAAGCCCGCTAAGCGCGAGCGCCAGCGCCACCGGGAGCACGACGGCCACGTGCTCCAGCCACCACTCTTCCGGCAGGCCGTTGGCTTGCAGCAGCGCCAGGGCGTTGTTGGCGCCGTGCGCGGCGGCCGCGGGCCAGATGCTGCCGAAGCGCCAGGCCAGCCACCCCAGGTAGGCGCCCATCGCCAGGTAGGTGGGGATGCCGTACGCGTCGTGATGGAAGACCGCGAACAGGCCGGACGTGATCGCCACGGCCAGCAAAGGCCCGAAGCGCTCCAGCCGTGCCTGGATCAGGCCGCGAAACGCCGATTCCTCGGCGATGGCCGGCAGCAGGACCGCGCCCGCGACCAGCCACATCGCATCGGAAAGCGAGCCGATGTGCAGGACCGCCTCGAGGCCGGGCGGCGGGCCGAAGCCGGTGAAGTGCTCCCAGAGGGCCTGGACGTACGACAGGACGCCCGCCAGGCCCGCGGCCCCGCAGGCCGCCCAGCCGCAGGCCGCGACCGGGCTCGATCGCCAGCGCAGGGCCACGCTCCTGGGCGACCCCAGGGCGAGCAGCACGGTCGGCAGGAGGATGCCGAGCAGTTCGATGAGGGCGAACGCCGCCTTGTCCGGGAACCACGGGGCGATGAGCCACCATAGCGGCCCGACCAGGGCGGGGGCCAGGAGCAGGACCAGGGCCAGGGCGACGGCGGGGCCCAGGGGCGCCTGCCGGGCGTCGCTAGATGACAAGCTTTCTCAGCTTCGCGCTCGCGTAGTCGGTGATCATCACCAGCACGATCAACACGATGACGCAGACCGCGGCCTTCTGGTAGTCGAAGAGGCGGAAATAGGTCGTCATCTGCAGGCCGATGCCGCCGGCGCCGATGAGGCCCAGGACCGTGGCCGAGCGGATGTTGGCCTCGAAGCGGTAGATCACGAAGCTGATGAAATCGGGCATGACCTGCGGGACGACGCCGAAGGACACGACCTGGACGCGGCTGGCGCCCGTCGCCTGGATGGCCTCCACGACGCCGTGGTCGATGCTCTCGATAGCCTCCGAGAAAAGCTTCACCAGGACCATGGTCGTGGCGAAGGTGAGCGCCATGACGCCGTTGAACGCCCCGAGGCCCACCGCCGAGATCAGGATAAGGCCGACCGCGAAGTCCGGCACGCTGCGCAGGAAGTTCACGACGCTCTTGGCCGCATGGTAAGTGGCCATGTTGGGCGCCGTGTTGCGCGCCGCCAGGAACGCCAGCGGGAACGCGAAGATTGCCGCCAGGAAGGTCCCGGCCAGCGCCATCTGGATGGTCTGGACCGTGCCGCCCAGGACGGTCTGCGGCCAGGAGTTGGTCCACCAGCGCTCGCGGATCTCGGTCTTGTCGGCGTCGAGCGGCAGCGGCAGGAGCAACTCGGCCGCCGTCAGCTCCTCGGGCATGTTGTAGGTCTGCGGATCGATGAGCAGGTCGACCGCCGGCGGCCAGCTCTTTGCCACCATCTCGCCCATCTGCGGGATGCCGGCGACCAGCTCCGAGGGCCGGAAGCCCGTGCCCAGGAACGCCCAGGCCAGCGCCAGTACCAGCGCGACGGGGATGCCCCACGTCATCCAGAAGGAGCGCCTGGGGCGAGGGACGTCCTGCGAAACGGCTTCCATCTCTAGAGCCTCCTCGGGGGGGTGCCGCCCCCCCGAGCCCCCCCGCCATGGCGGGACGCCGGGCATCCCTGCCCGGCAAAGGGCCCGTGCTGATGGGTAGCTGCGGATTTCATGCGTACGCTTTGAGTTCCTCGGTCTGGGCCTGGTAGACGCGCTTCACGACATTGTCGTCGAGTTCCGCGGCCGTTCCGTCGAAGACGACCTGGCCGCCGGCAAAGCCGATCAGGCGGGACGAATAGCGCTTGGACAGTTCCAGCACGTGCAGGCTGACCAGCACGGTGATCCCGTCCTCGTCGCAGATCTTGCGCAACAGGTCGAGGATCGACATCGAGAGCTTGGGATCCAGCGACGCGACCGGCTCGTCGGCCAGGATGACCGCCGGCCGTTGCATCAGGGCGCGGGCGATGGCCACGCGCTGCTGCTGGCCGCCCGAGATCGCATCGGCGCGCTGGTACGCGAAGGGCTTGAGGCCGACGCGATCCAGGTTCTCGAGGGCGCGCGCTCGCTCGCTTTCCGGGAACATCCGCAACGTGCTGGGCACCGTGGGCGCGTAGCCGAGGCTGCCCGACAGCACGTTATCCAGCACCGACAGGCGCTTGGCGAGGTTGAACTGCTGGAAGATCATCCCGACCTTCCGGCGCCAGCGCCGCAACTCGGCGGGCGTGGCCTTCACCACGTCGAACTCGCCCGGCTCGTCCCCGCCCGCCACGAGCGATCGCGGCACCAGGATGCGGCCCTCGGTGGGATCCACCAGGCGGTTGAGGCACCGCAGGAACGTGGATTTCCCGGCGCCCGACAGGCCGAGGATGGCCGTGAACTCCCCGGGCTGGAATGCCAGGTTCACGCCCATGAGGACCTGGGGGCCGTTCGCGTACGTCTTTCCGAGATTCTCGACCTTGATGATGGGTTGCATCAGTGCCTCCGCGGGGGGGTGCCGCCCCCCCGAGCCCCCCCGCAGTGCCCTCCGTGGCGGAGCGCCGGGCATCCTTGCCCGGCGATGGCTTCGTGCGCGGTGGACGGTGCGCCCGGAATGGAACTCACTTGAGCTGCAGTCCCAGGGTCTTGGCGGCCTCGCGCACCGACTCGTAATCGGCGCTGCGGGCCTCCTTGAGGGTCTCGAGGTGGTAGATCTCCTTGAGCATGTTTCGTCCGGCCTTCGTGGCGCTCATGGCGAGAAGGGCATTCTTGACCTTGGCGATGAGGTCGGAGTCGAGATCGGCCCGCGCGCAGAACGCGTCGTTGGGGATGGGCTTGGACATGGCGATCGGCACGATCTGGTGCTGCTCGGCGGGAGTCTTGAGGTAGAACGTCCAGGCGCCTTCCTTGCCCTGGGGGTCGTTGGCGAAGACCGCACCCGCGTCCGCCCGCTTGTTGAACACCGCGAGCACGGTGGCATCGTGGCTACCGGGTGGCAGGCCGGTCACGTCCTTGTCGGGATCGATGCCGACGTCCCGGAACATCGCCTTGGGCAGGATGGACCCGGCCGTGCTGAACGGATCGCCGAACGCGAAGGTCTTTCCCTTGAGGTCCTGGATGCGCCTGAGCCCCGAATCCTTGCGCACGATGATCGCCGAGTAGTAGTGGTCGCGACCGTGGCGCACCGCCTTGAGCAGGATCTTCGCGCCGGCCATCTTCTCGGCCATGACCGCCGGCACGGGCGACAGGAAGGCCACGTCCACCTTGCGGTTGCGCATGGCCTCGACGACGCCGGGGTAGTCCTGGGCGACGAAGGACACCGCCCGCAGGCCGACACGCCCGCTCAGATCGGCCAGGAGGGGAGCGACTTTCTGCTTCATCTCGTCGGAATTCTCCGACGGCACGAAGCCGACCTGCAGGATGCGCGGGCGATACGCCCCGGCCGGCGCCGCGATCAGCAGCAGGGCCGCGGCGACGAGCGCCGCTCTCACAACCGCCTGGGGAACACCTACCACGGGGCAACTATACCACCGATTGCCTGGGTATCCGCTCCCGCGGTATTAGTCTCGGGTATGGAACTCGAACACATCACGAAGACCGCGCTCGTCCAGGCGTCGCCGGCCGCGGTCTGGGAGGCCTGGACCACGGAGGCGGGGGCGCGGACGTTCTTCGCGCCCGACGCGCGAATAGACTTGGCGGTGTATGGCCGCTACGAGATGCTCTTCGATCTGGAAGCCCCCGAGGGGTCAAAGGGCGGCGAGGGCTGCAAGGTGCTCGGCTGGCAGGAGCCGAGAATGCTTGCTTTCTCCTGGAACGCGCCGCCGCACCTGGCGGACGTGCGCGAGATGAAGACGGCGGTGGTCGTGCTGCTCGTACCCGCGGGGGAGGGTGCGACGGAGGTCAGGCTGACGCACGTCGGCTGGGGCGAGGGCGGCCAGTGGGACGAGGCATACGCGTACTTCGACGTGGCCTGGGACATCGTCATGCGGCGCCTGGCACGGCGCTTCGCGACCGGCCCGATCGACTGGGACGCCGAGTAGGGCCCTCATCGGACGCTTGGACGCGGCCGGTACCCGGGTCACTTCTCCTTGCGCGCTCCTGGCGGGCCGAACTTCGCCCTGGCGCGAAGAACGTTCTCGAGATCCTTGAAAATCCACTTCCGGTCCGCCGGGGGGATGTCGAGAAGTTCGGGATCCTGGGTCAGGTCCCAGAAAATTCCGTACTTGACGGCCTCCATCAGGAGCTTGATTTCTTCCACCGAAAGCGGGAAGCGGCCGGAATGGCTTCCGGCGTCGGCGGAAGGTGCGCCCCCCGGAGCGGGCGTGGCACCTGGGGCGGGCGGCGTGGCGCTGGTACCCGATTCTAGGGCGGTTTCGAGATCCACTTCGTAGCCGCTGGCGATGCGTATCAGCAGCTCGGGCTCGACGGCCAGTCCCACGGCCAGCTTGTGGAGCGTCGGCAGTTCCGGGGTCGTCCTGACCCGGCCGTTGAGCAGGTTCGACAGGCTGCCCGGGTCGATACCAGCCGCTCGCGCCAAGGCGTTGTGGCCGAGCCCGAGGCGGGCGCGCCGCGTCCTGATGAAGCTGGCCAGCGTCTCGATCGGTGTTGGCACCACTCCAGCATTACGCCTGGCGGGGGTCGCTGTCCATCCGTGTTGGCTTGCTTACAACACTTCGTGCGGTATGCCCTTCGCAATGCGCCAGTCGGCGACCTGCCCCGAGGCCGAGCGCCTTGTCCTTGACGTAGCCGGCGCCGTCGCCGACCTTGTCCAGGCCGTACCGGGCTCGCCAGTCTCATGCTGCCCAGCTCGCACGAAGTCGGTCCCGGCTTTACGATGAGCACGTCAAGCGGCCTGCCAGGGCCGGACGGGCGTGATTGCATTTCACGGTTCACACCAGTCTGCCCCTTCGCTAGAATCAGAAATCGATGAGGGATGAACGTGACACGTACGTCGATCCGGTGATCGAAGCGTTCAAGCGGGATGTCGACAGGACGATCTTGAGAGAGGGCTTGCGGCGCACGGTCGACGAGCGAGTGCAGGCGCAGCTTGCCATGCACCGGCTCGTCAAAGCGATCGGAAAGGCCGAGGTGCTGAAATACCTCAAGAAACCGTAACCGACTTCGAAGCCCTGCTGAAGGCGCTCGTGGAGGCGCGGGTCGAGTTCATCGTCATCGGCGGATTCGCGGCGACGCTCCTCGGGACGGCTCGTTTCACGGCCGATCTGGATGTCGTGTATCGCCGGACCGAGGATAACCTGGCGAGGCTCGTCGCTGCCCTCGCCCCTTTCGAGCCTTATCTTCGCGGCGCACCACCCGGATTGCCGTTCCGGTTCGATGTCGCAACGCTTCGACATGGCCTGAATTTCACGCTCAGCACGACCGCGGGGTTGCTCGACCTTCTCGGCGAGGCGACCGGGGAAGGGGTCTTCGAGAAGCTTCTGCCGGACTCCGAGATCGAGGCTGTCTTCGGCCTCGAGGTGCGTCGCGTGACGCTCGACAGGCTCATCGAACTCAAGCGCGCCGCGGGCCGCGTCAAGGACCTGGAGCCCATCGCCGAGCTCGAGGCCCTGCGGGAGGAGAAGCTCCGAGCGTCTCTCGGCCCCTGACGGACCGGGCCTGGAACGCGGCCGCCACGCCTACCTGCAGGCGCCGGCGGCCTGTGCGCCCGGCCGACCATGCGGAATCCGCGGGTCCTCGTAGGTCACCACATACGACCCCTGCTCATACCCTCCAATCCATTTCCCTTGCAGCCACGAAGGCGGGGCGATCTTGGATGCGTCGGCACCGGTACCGGACGAGGCACTGCCCGACGGGCAAGCCGTCAAGAGGACCCCTCCAACAACAGCCATGAAGATAGGAGGTAATGCCTCGAGCGTTTTCATGATGTCTACTTTCTCCTGATAGCGGCGCTCAAATGACCTGGCGCCTATCGGACGCAGGCACGGAGGCCTGCGCCACCGATGCAACGGGTGGGGCCGGCCTCCGTGCCGGCCGCGATGCCGGAGCGAAGTCATCAGAGCCGCGCTATGAAGCCGGCGCCTGTGCCATGCATTGCATACAACACAGATCGAGTGCTCGCGTTTCTAGAGTCCGAGGGGGTACACGTGCTGGCCCCGCCGCTCGCCTGTACGTTGCCCGATCCGGCCGATCGACCGTTCCTGGAGGTTGCCGTCGAAGCAAGTGCCGAAGCGCTGATCACCGGGAACCTCAATCATTTCCCCGAGACCGGACGCCTCGGCGTCAAGGTGTGTCCCCAGGTGACTTTCTTGCCACGTGGTAAACCGCGCCATCACGCGAGCAGGGCGACGGCCAGCTGGCGGCACTGGGCAACCACCGCCTCCCAGTCGTTCCAGGGCGCGACGATGCCTCGGTACTCGCCCAGATCGACTGACGTGAGATCGTACGGTTCGGGATTGGCGAGGCGCACGAGGACCGACGTGAGCATGTCGCCGCCTTCGCCCGCGAACTCGGCATACAGGGCATTCATGCTTTCGAGGGCGCCGACGCTGCCGCCAGGGCCCAGGAGGTCGGAGAGAGCCGCCACATCCAGGTAGTCCCTGGTAGCCCCCCGCTCCACGAGCAGGAAGGCCTTGATCCGCAGCATTTCCGGGACGGTCGGGACACGCAACCGGCGCCCGGACGGCGCGTCGATCGTGGTCGTCTCGAGGGGAGCGGCGCGCCGCTGGTTTCGCAACCCCGCCTCGATCCCGCCAACGCGCCCGAGCACCAGCTTGCCCTTGACCCGGCGCGTCGTGCGCCATCCGACTATCGTCTCGAGCGCGGCGACAGCCTCGTCGTAGTGGCGGTCCAGATCGCGGACCACATGGTCATGGTCGAGCGAGAACCTGTGGCCCGCATGCAGGGCCGCCGCGGTGCCACCGACCAGGACGGCGCCCGGCACCTTGGTCTGGAGGACGGAAGCCTGCGCAAGCAGCCTCTCCCAGTCCGGAACTTCAGCCCTCCCGCTCATCACGATCTCCGGCGGGTGCCCGCTCGCGCAGCAGCGGTCCGAGAAGCGTCGCGAACGCTCGCGCCTTGGGATCCTCGCGGTCCAGCGCCGGTACGACCTCCCGGACCCGCGAGGCGACCTGCCTACTCTCGCGCATGGCCCTGACCAGGCCGCGCCAGGCGGCGACGTCCCCCCGGACGATCACGTCTTCGATGGCCGCCTTGGTCAGGTCTCGCCCGGCGACTGGCGTCAGGTGCCGGTGCTCGAT encodes:
- the phnC gene encoding phosphonate ABC transporter ATP-binding protein codes for the protein MQPIIKVENLGKTYANGPQVLMGVNLAFQPGEFTAILGLSGAGKSTFLRCLNRLVDPTEGRILVPRSLVAGGDEPGEFDVVKATPAELRRWRRKVGMIFQQFNLAKRLSVLDNVLSGSLGYAPTVPSTLRMFPESERARALENLDRVGLKPFAYQRADAISGGQQQRVAIARALMQRPAVILADEPVASLDPKLSMSILDLLRKICDEDGITVLVSLHVLELSKRYSSRLIGFAGGQVVFDGTAAELDDNVVKRVYQAQTEELKAYA
- a CDS encoding SRPBCC domain-containing protein, translated to MELEHITKTALVQASPAAVWEAWTTEAGARTFFAPDARIDLAVYGRYEMLFDLEAPEGSKGGEGCKVLGWQEPRMLAFSWNAPPHLADVREMKTAVVVLLVPAGEGATEVRLTHVGWGEGGQWDEAYAYFDVAWDIVMRRLARRFATGPIDWDAE
- a CDS encoding helix-turn-helix domain-containing protein; this translates as MPTPIETLASFIRTRRARLGLGHNALARAAGIDPGSLSNLLNGRVRTTPELPTLHKLAVGLAVEPELLIRIASGYEVDLETALESGTSATPPAPGATPAPGGAPSADAGSHSGRFPLSVEEIKLLMEAVKYGIFWDLTQDPELLDIPPADRKWIFKDLENVLRARAKFGPPGARKEK
- a CDS encoding glutamyl-tRNA reductase; the protein is MHVVELGLNHELAPVALRERVAISGTRVPEALADLLATGKVTEVAILSTCNRTEIYATTEEPEEARGAISEWLAARGGLRRDELSGAFGWRADQDAVTHLFRVAAGLESQILGEGQILGQVREAARLAREAGSLGPILDALFRQVVSAGKRVRSETDISQGAVSVGSAAVELAHDALSGLDGRSVLLIGSGKLGELALKHLAAQGVRRIVVANRTLESAQELANVVGGEAVPFYGMKQSLQDVDVVLCCTGAPHYVLGVPDFEAVMADREGRPIVVVDVSVPRNIDPAVTSLAGVRLFDIDHLAAVADRNREDRAFLVPQVEAVLAAEMVGWEKFIRSYEAAPTITGLRQKIETLRLQEFETFASRHPDLGPEHLAAIEHLTRALANKFLHDPTVGLRNRGDSGQGVHAAAIRELFRLNPRGSGLAAKAR
- a CDS encoding helix-turn-helix domain-containing protein; translation: MDLRTLGALIGSRRRDMRLTLVELAGRAGVGRSTVAALETGKLRELGFTKLSRICAVLDLTVEARPLALDAPLIEHRHLTPVAGRDLTKAAIEDVIVRGDVAAWRGLVRAMRESRQVASRVREVVPALDREDPKARAFATLLGPLLRERAPAGDRDEREG
- a CDS encoding cytochrome c biogenesis protein ResB; its protein translation is MPTETEVAAEISGPAAYDRIRTSFVRFWSSVKLAVVLILAIAIASTIGTIVPQGEPSGVTNIEGMSERTKQILLSIKAYNVYYSPWFLSLLALFFLNLAVCTYVRVWPRLQFALTRPREIPVAARDHMPEQQDLSGAAVEDVATELRRARFRVFPASDGGLVADKNRVFRFAPMVVHLGLFLILAGGITAGLMGFKNSFPLVPGEAMGVEQAMKEAKTRGLLTPKPADFKVRLDKFWMTHYDDGRVKQFYSTLSVLRGDKVAHTQTIHVNEPLEYEGVYFYQSFWGIAAQKLSVARGIKSEIPMNNQGGTSIKLSGWVTSRLALGGRELFAYTSGISRPWYLLDMQSLKSLGELHTDEDLAVAGHKLRLGEVKTLPGLGSVKLRIGGETRTVPVESANRFKLSGYISRQLKVGEFKVFLYVESPDAELQVIDLDSFASLAKVPLGASAKVEGVDIAFLDRGHSAETGGLAAVDLIQDGERIGLRVIDLASTGFRVQAPSTETTEVGGRAVIMMQNTEPPGMPLWIIDAHDATALAILNPGESQKIGHSTVRWDGPIYFSGLQTKSDPGIPVIYAGFFIVILGTLMGMFSHQQVWVTIDANGCRLAGKAARGRYLFHQDMTRLRQRVLDASSKGNKQWAQTPLSSTHRA
- a CDS encoding CPBP family intramembrane metalloprotease; protein product: MSSSDARQAPLGPAVALALVLLLAPALVGPLWWLIAPWFPDKAAFALIELLGILLPTVLLALGSPRSVALRWRSSPVAACGWAACGAAGLAGVLSYVQALWEHFTGFGPPPGLEAVLHIGSLSDAMWLVAGAVLLPAIAEESAFRGLIQARLERFGPLLAVAITSGLFAVFHHDAYGIPTYLAMGAYLGWLAWRFGSIWPAAAAHGANNALALLQANGLPEEWWLEHVAVVLPVALALALSGLWRLTRIPVG
- a CDS encoding phosphate/phosphite/phosphonate ABC transporter substrate-binding protein encodes the protein MRAALVAAALLLIAAPAGAYRPRILQVGFVPSENSDEMKQKVAPLLADLSGRVGLRAVSFVAQDYPGVVEAMRNRKVDVAFLSPVPAVMAEKMAGAKILLKAVRHGRDHYYSAIIVRKDSGLRRIQDLKGKTFAFGDPFSTAGSILPKAMFRDVGIDPDKDVTGLPPGSHDATVLAVFNKRADAGAVFANDPQGKEGAWTFYLKTPAEQHQIVPIAMSKPIPNDAFCARADLDSDLIAKVKNALLAMSATKAGRNMLKEIYHLETLKEARSADYESVREAAKTLGLQLK
- the phnE gene encoding phosphonate ABC transporter, permease protein PhnE gives rise to the protein MEAVSQDVPRPRRSFWMTWGIPVALVLALAWAFLGTGFRPSELVAGIPQMGEMVAKSWPPAVDLLIDPQTYNMPEELTAAELLLPLPLDADKTEIRERWWTNSWPQTVLGGTVQTIQMALAGTFLAAIFAFPLAFLAARNTAPNMATYHAAKSVVNFLRSVPDFAVGLILISAVGLGAFNGVMALTFATTMVLVKLFSEAIESIDHGVVEAIQATGASRVQVVSFGVVPQVMPDFISFVIYRFEANIRSATVLGLIGAGGIGLQMTTYFRLFDYQKAAVCVIVLIVLVMITDYASAKLRKLVI